Proteins encoded in a region of the Azospirillum sp. TSH58 genome:
- a CDS encoding hemolysin III family protein, which yields MKPDSCFEFPVHTAGERAADAVVHAIGLIAGLIGAFWLLAVTAGHASATEMVSLAAYGAGLVGMLSASAAYNLSPPGRRKAVLRRLDHAMIYVMIAGSYTPFTLNRLDGAAGLALGIGVWVVALGGVALKLFASWRYERLGFVLYLGLGWAILSVAEPLWRSLSPATLLLLAVGGIVYTVGAFIHTLDRLPYNIPVWHGLVVIAAACHFAAVAREFVT from the coding sequence ATGAAACCCGATTCCTGCTTCGAGTTTCCCGTCCACACGGCGGGGGAGCGTGCGGCGGACGCGGTTGTCCACGCCATCGGCCTGATCGCCGGCCTGATCGGCGCATTCTGGCTGCTGGCGGTGACGGCGGGCCATGCTTCCGCGACCGAGATGGTGTCGCTAGCCGCTTACGGCGCCGGGCTGGTCGGCATGCTGAGCGCGTCGGCCGCCTACAACCTGTCCCCGCCGGGGCGGCGCAAGGCGGTGCTGCGGCGGCTCGACCACGCGATGATCTATGTGATGATCGCCGGCAGCTACACCCCCTTCACCCTGAACCGGCTGGACGGCGCCGCCGGGCTCGCGCTGGGGATCGGGGTGTGGGTGGTCGCGCTCGGCGGGGTGGCGCTGAAGCTGTTCGCCTCCTGGCGGTACGAACGGCTGGGCTTCGTGCTCTATCTCGGGCTCGGCTGGGCCATCCTGTCGGTGGCCGAACCGCTGTGGCGGTCGCTGTCCCCGGCGACTTTGCTGCTGCTGGCGGTGGGCGGGATCGTCTACACGGTCGGCGCCTTCATCCACACGCTCGACCGCCTGCCCTACAACATTCCGGTCTGGCACGGGCTGGTCGTCATCGCGGCCGCCTGCCACTTCGCCGCGGTGGCGCGGGAGTTCGTGACCTGA
- a CDS encoding phytanoyl-CoA dioxygenase family protein translates to MKVPFNNKARWIDDVVWHHIPRLKIEPRRKLAASLLAPFRPRTPGFKPSEQALSFKTQLETRGYTDAFRLLTDEQVAAMRRYFEEQPGFDGGHRQYGSFTIDKVPSPDIQMARYVEEQFLAAPHLLDTINHPLVLEVAEAFHGCKPTIDGMSVWWSLARPNPRISTQNYHRDYNQIRHFKMFLYLTDTDMGGGPHIYVPASQHGQELLERRNHSDAEVEAVYGASAPVALTGRAGDCFLADNIGMHKALQPTHSDRLIVVTEYTLLRNRFGPLQPVLPNPDRRYDPYINRVYLRS, encoded by the coding sequence GTGAAGGTACCGTTCAACAACAAGGCCCGTTGGATCGACGACGTCGTCTGGCATCACATCCCGCGCCTGAAGATCGAGCCGCGGCGCAAGCTCGCCGCCTCCCTGCTGGCGCCCTTCCGGCCCCGCACCCCCGGCTTCAAGCCGTCCGAACAGGCGTTGAGCTTCAAGACGCAACTGGAGACGCGCGGCTACACCGACGCCTTCCGCCTGCTGACCGACGAACAGGTCGCGGCGATGCGGCGCTACTTCGAGGAACAGCCCGGCTTCGACGGCGGCCACCGGCAATATGGCTCCTTCACCATCGACAAGGTGCCGTCGCCGGACATACAGATGGCCCGCTATGTGGAGGAGCAGTTCCTGGCCGCTCCCCACCTGCTGGACACCATCAACCACCCCCTCGTCCTGGAGGTCGCAGAAGCCTTCCACGGCTGCAAGCCGACCATCGACGGCATGTCGGTGTGGTGGTCGCTGGCCCGGCCCAACCCGCGGATCAGCACGCAGAACTACCACCGGGACTACAATCAGATCCGTCATTTCAAGATGTTCCTGTACCTGACGGACACCGACATGGGCGGCGGGCCGCACATCTACGTCCCGGCCTCCCAGCACGGGCAGGAGCTTCTGGAGCGGCGCAATCATTCCGACGCCGAGGTCGAGGCGGTCTACGGCGCGTCGGCGCCCGTCGCGCTGACCGGACGGGCGGGCGACTGCTTCCTGGCCGACAACATCGGGATGCACAAGGCTCTCCAGCCGACGCACAGCGACCGGCTGATCGTCGTCACCGAATACACGCTGCTGCGCAACCGCTTCGGCCCGCTCCAGCCGGTGCTGCCGAATCCGGACCGCCGTTACGACCCCTACATCAACCGGGTCTATCTGCGGAGTTAA
- a CDS encoding AzlC family ABC transporter permease, with translation MTRRSSFAAGARDTLPMVIGAAPFGIIFGTLVAAGPLAAWQGQLMSLSVYAGSSQFIALGLVAGHAGLAVIWLTTLIVNLRHALYAATLLPHVAHLPARWRWTLGFFLTDETFAVMAGYYARHPRAPLGHWYFLGSCLSMYANWQFWTLVGLLFGAAFPQLQSLGLDFAMVATFIAIVVPQLASLPNFAAAVAAGAVAYLGQDVPYKLGLMAAVVAGVAVGMALQRWRSGGLEAGRREEEAA, from the coding sequence ATGACCAGACGATCCAGCTTCGCCGCCGGCGCCCGCGACACCCTGCCGATGGTCATCGGCGCGGCGCCCTTCGGGATAATCTTCGGCACGCTGGTGGCCGCCGGGCCGCTGGCGGCGTGGCAGGGGCAGCTCATGTCCCTGTCGGTCTATGCGGGGTCCAGCCAGTTCATCGCGCTGGGGCTGGTGGCCGGGCACGCCGGGCTGGCGGTGATCTGGCTGACCACGCTCATCGTGAACCTGCGCCACGCCCTCTACGCCGCCACGCTGCTGCCGCACGTCGCCCATCTGCCGGCGCGCTGGCGCTGGACGCTGGGCTTCTTCCTGACGGACGAGACCTTCGCGGTGATGGCCGGCTATTACGCCCGGCATCCGCGGGCGCCGCTCGGTCACTGGTACTTCCTGGGCTCCTGCCTGTCGATGTACGCGAACTGGCAGTTCTGGACCCTGGTCGGCCTGCTGTTCGGCGCGGCCTTTCCGCAGCTCCAGTCGCTGGGGCTCGACTTCGCGATGGTCGCCACCTTCATCGCCATCGTCGTCCCGCAGCTCGCCAGCCTGCCCAACTTCGCGGCGGCGGTGGCGGCGGGGGCCGTGGCCTATCTGGGGCAGGACGTGCCCTACAAGCTGGGGCTGATGGCCGCCGTGGTGGCCGGCGTCGCCGTCGGGATGGCCCTGCAGCGCTGGCGTTCCGGCGGGCTGGAGGCCGGACGGCGGGAGGAGGAAGCGGCATGA
- a CDS encoding AzlD domain-containing protein produces the protein MTNTVMILGMAAVTVFVKAALFVLGDRVVFPPLLKQALGFVPVTVLTAIIVPMILSPNGEGLELTWRNPQLVGALAAVLACVVTGKQLLTIAVALGVFFAWQLGVLA, from the coding sequence CTGACCAACACCGTCATGATCCTGGGCATGGCGGCGGTGACCGTCTTCGTGAAGGCGGCGCTGTTCGTGCTGGGCGACCGGGTGGTCTTCCCGCCGCTGCTGAAGCAGGCGCTGGGCTTCGTCCCGGTGACCGTGCTGACCGCCATCATCGTGCCGATGATCCTGTCCCCGAACGGCGAGGGGCTGGAGCTGACCTGGAGGAACCCGCAGCTGGTCGGCGCGCTGGCCGCCGTCCTGGCCTGCGTGGTGACGGGCAAGCAGCTCCTCACCATCGCCGTGGCGCTGGGCGTCTTCTTCGCTTGGCAGCTGGGCGTCCTGGCCTGA
- a CDS encoding SH3 domain-containing protein, producing MTRRLRLVPVSLAVACTVMLTACQTGERTNRAPVVQGTATASPAGLDTVSGEWETDKATALRSQPSNSAPIIATFPPGQPLKVLGRARGTDWVAVQAAGSTAYVRMHLLRLRGSAPIQAARGTTTTVAKPEDNAGPSIKAAPRRKIEATPIAN from the coding sequence ATGACCAGACGCCTGCGCCTCGTTCCCGTCTCTCTCGCCGTGGCCTGCACGGTGATGCTGACCGCCTGCCAGACGGGCGAGCGGACCAACCGCGCGCCCGTGGTGCAGGGGACCGCCACCGCATCCCCGGCCGGGCTCGACACCGTCTCCGGCGAGTGGGAAACCGACAAGGCCACCGCGCTGCGCTCGCAGCCGAGCAACAGCGCGCCCATCATCGCCACCTTCCCGCCCGGCCAGCCCCTGAAGGTCCTGGGCCGCGCCCGCGGCACCGACTGGGTGGCGGTGCAGGCGGCGGGGTCGACCGCCTATGTGCGGATGCATCTGCTGCGCCTGCGCGGCAGCGCCCCCATCCAGGCCGCCCGCGGCACGACGACCACCGTCGCCAAGCCGGAGGACAACGCCGGCCCCTCGATCAAGGCCGCCCCGCGCCGCAAGATCGAGGCGACGCCGATCGCGAACTGA
- a CDS encoding methyl-accepting chemotaxis protein, translating into MLKNLSLTAKLSLLNVLGLFILAGVLTLASSQVLSDRSAASAQEQRERSMALAHMLLKQNGADYSLRDGALYVGSTRVDGDTRMVDQIHELTGGSATVFRGDTRVATTVQNPDGSRANGTKLGAGPVFDSVITQRKPYRGEADILGERYFTSYDPLLDASGSVVGVLFVGLKRADVMRVVDEVEHTILVVAPLVTLAFGLVSFFLVRRQMGAVRAMSATMHDLAADKLDVAVPGLDRGDEIGQMAQAVQVFKDNAIQKKAMDKAERERLEAERRADEAQRARETAIGEEIAALIDGVSKGDLSRRLELAGKDGFYRTMSAGINRLTDTVEAVIADLGAVLSALAQGDLNKRVQRDYEGAFQTLKTDVNATSAKLSEIVGQITQAADTIASAAGEVSIGSSDLAERTEQQASSLEETAASMEELGATVRSNADNAQRANGMAADARTAAESGGTVADSAIEAMKRIEASSRKITDIIGVIDEIAFQTNLLALNAAVEAARAGDAGRGFAVVAQEVRNLAQRSAQASKEIKGLILDSDAQVKDGVELVKKAGDALEGIVSGVHQVAGLIAEMASASSEQAAALDEINATVSQMDEMTQKNAALVEETTAAAQAMAGQANDLKGLIGFFKLDPRAVPVAVPVAAAAIAATPRQVAPVRSAAPTPRPARAAAKPAARTVAHSGAALKRNVSEDDDWKEF; encoded by the coding sequence GTGCTGAAAAACCTCTCCCTGACCGCCAAACTGTCCCTGCTGAACGTGCTGGGGCTGTTCATCCTGGCCGGCGTGCTGACGCTGGCTTCCAGCCAGGTGCTGAGCGACCGCAGCGCCGCCTCCGCGCAGGAGCAGCGGGAGCGCAGCATGGCGCTGGCCCACATGCTGCTGAAGCAGAACGGCGCCGACTACAGCCTGCGCGACGGCGCGCTTTATGTCGGATCGACGCGGGTCGACGGCGACACCCGGATGGTCGACCAGATCCACGAGCTGACCGGCGGCTCGGCCACGGTGTTCCGCGGGGACACCCGCGTCGCCACCACCGTGCAGAACCCCGACGGCAGCCGGGCCAACGGCACGAAGCTGGGCGCCGGGCCGGTCTTCGACAGCGTCATCACGCAGCGCAAGCCCTACCGCGGCGAGGCCGACATCCTGGGCGAGCGCTACTTCACCTCCTACGACCCGCTGCTCGACGCCTCGGGCTCGGTGGTCGGCGTGCTGTTCGTCGGGCTGAAGCGGGCCGACGTGATGAGGGTGGTGGACGAGGTGGAGCACACCATCCTGGTGGTGGCGCCGCTGGTCACGCTGGCCTTCGGTCTGGTCAGCTTCTTCCTGGTCCGCCGCCAGATGGGTGCCGTGCGGGCGATGAGCGCGACCATGCACGACCTCGCCGCCGACAAGCTGGACGTCGCCGTTCCCGGCCTCGACCGCGGCGACGAGATCGGGCAGATGGCGCAGGCGGTGCAGGTGTTCAAGGACAACGCCATCCAGAAGAAGGCGATGGACAAGGCCGAACGCGAGCGGCTGGAGGCCGAGCGCCGGGCCGACGAGGCGCAGCGCGCCCGCGAGACGGCCATCGGCGAGGAGATCGCCGCGCTGATCGACGGCGTGTCGAAGGGCGACCTGTCGCGCCGCCTGGAGTTGGCCGGCAAGGACGGCTTCTACCGGACGATGTCGGCGGGCATCAACCGCCTGACCGACACGGTGGAGGCGGTCATCGCCGACCTCGGCGCGGTGCTCAGCGCACTCGCCCAGGGCGACCTCAACAAGCGGGTGCAGCGCGACTACGAGGGCGCCTTCCAGACGCTGAAGACCGACGTCAACGCCACCTCCGCCAAGCTGTCGGAGATCGTCGGCCAGATCACCCAGGCGGCGGACACCATCGCCTCGGCGGCGGGCGAGGTCTCCATCGGCTCCTCCGACCTCGCGGAGCGGACGGAGCAGCAGGCGTCCTCTCTGGAGGAGACGGCGGCGAGCATGGAGGAGCTGGGGGCGACCGTGCGCTCCAACGCCGACAACGCCCAGCGCGCCAACGGCATGGCCGCCGACGCCCGCACCGCCGCCGAGTCCGGCGGGACGGTGGCGGACTCGGCCATCGAGGCGATGAAGCGCATCGAGGCGTCGAGCCGCAAGATCACCGACATCATCGGGGTGATCGACGAGATCGCCTTCCAGACCAACCTGCTGGCGCTGAACGCGGCGGTCGAGGCGGCGCGGGCCGGCGATGCGGGCCGCGGCTTCGCCGTGGTGGCCCAGGAGGTGCGCAACCTCGCCCAGCGCTCCGCCCAGGCGTCCAAGGAGATCAAGGGCCTGATCCTCGACAGCGACGCCCAGGTGAAGGACGGGGTGGAACTGGTCAAGAAGGCCGGCGACGCGCTGGAGGGCATCGTGTCGGGCGTCCATCAGGTCGCCGGGCTGATCGCCGAGATGGCCTCGGCGTCGAGCGAGCAGGCGGCGGCGCTGGATGAGATCAACGCCACCGTCTCGCAGATGGACGAGATGACCCAGAAGAACGCCGCGCTCGTCGAGGAGACCACCGCGGCGGCGCAGGCCATGGCCGGTCAGGCCAACGACCTGAAGGGGCTGATCGGCTTCTTCAAGCTGGACCCCCGCGCCGTGCCGGTCGCCGTGCCGGTCGCCGCTGCGGCCATCGCTGCAACGCCGCGGCAGGTCGCGCCGGTGCGTTCGGCCGCGCCGACGCCCCGCCCGGCCCGCGCCGCGGCAAAGCCGGCGGCCCGCACGGTTGCCCATTCGGGCGCCGCGCTCAAGCGCAACGTCAGCGAGGACGACGACTGGAAGGAGTTCTGA
- a CDS encoding ABC transporter ATP-binding protein/permease, translating to MRRRTSTPSPAPSYAEAASSTGDMAALRSLVPYLWPNDSFETKLRVVVALVLLVGAKVANVWVPLFYKRAVDALSPGDAGALVTIPLGLIVAYGLARVMSLVFAELRDAVFANVAQRTIRKVALSVFQHLHALSLRFHLERQTGGLTRSLERGTRAIETLLRYALFSIVPTLVEITLVCVILWRMFDGWFALATFATVGSYIAYTFFVSEWRIQFRRAMNETDNKANTKAVDSLLNYETVKYFGNEGHEARRYDQALASYEQAAVKSQRSLSLLNIGQSAIISLGLAVVMGMAARGIVNGTMTLGDFVLVNTYLLQLYQPLNFFGVVYREIKQALIDVESMVTLLSVDREVADRPGAPALAITGGELRFDGVEFGYDPRRPILKGVGFTVPAGRTVAIVGPSGAGKSTIGRLLFRFYDVSGGRILIDGQDIREVTQQSLRGAIGIVPQDTVLFNDTVYYNIAYGRPGASPAEVEQAARLAHIHNFIMALPDGYETTVGERGLKLSGGEKQRVAIARTILKNPAILLFDEATSALDTHTEREIQANLREVSRGRTTLVIAHRLSTVIDADEILVMEAGRVIERGRHMELLSRGGAYAALWARQQESSQGPEPVPEVLAPT from the coding sequence ATGCGCCGCCGCACCAGCACCCCCAGCCCGGCCCCCAGCTATGCGGAGGCCGCGTCCAGCACCGGCGACATGGCGGCGCTGCGCTCGCTCGTCCCCTATCTGTGGCCGAATGATTCCTTCGAGACGAAGCTGCGCGTGGTGGTGGCGCTGGTCCTGCTGGTCGGCGCCAAGGTGGCGAACGTCTGGGTGCCGCTCTTCTACAAGCGGGCGGTGGACGCCCTGTCGCCGGGGGACGCCGGGGCGCTGGTGACCATCCCGCTGGGGCTGATCGTCGCCTACGGTCTGGCGCGGGTGATGTCGCTGGTCTTCGCGGAGCTGCGCGACGCGGTGTTCGCCAACGTCGCCCAGCGCACGATCCGCAAGGTCGCCCTGTCGGTCTTCCAGCATCTGCACGCCCTGTCGCTGCGCTTCCATCTGGAGCGGCAGACCGGCGGCCTGACCCGCTCGCTGGAGCGCGGCACCCGCGCCATCGAGACGCTGCTGCGCTACGCCCTGTTCTCCATCGTGCCGACGCTGGTCGAGATCACGCTGGTCTGCGTGATCCTGTGGCGGATGTTCGACGGCTGGTTCGCGCTGGCGACCTTCGCCACGGTGGGCAGCTACATCGCCTACACCTTCTTCGTGTCGGAATGGCGCATCCAGTTCCGCCGTGCCATGAACGAGACCGACAACAAGGCCAACACCAAGGCGGTGGACAGCCTGCTGAACTACGAGACCGTCAAGTATTTCGGCAACGAGGGGCATGAGGCCCGGCGCTACGACCAGGCGCTGGCGTCCTACGAGCAGGCGGCGGTGAAGAGCCAGCGCAGCCTGTCGCTGCTGAACATCGGCCAGTCGGCGATCATCTCGCTGGGGCTGGCGGTGGTCATGGGCATGGCGGCGCGCGGCATCGTCAACGGCACGATGACGCTGGGCGACTTCGTGCTGGTGAACACCTACCTGCTCCAGCTCTACCAGCCGCTGAACTTCTTCGGGGTGGTGTACCGCGAGATCAAGCAGGCGCTGATCGACGTGGAATCGATGGTGACGCTGCTGTCCGTGGACCGCGAGGTGGCCGACCGTCCGGGCGCCCCGGCGCTCGCCATCACGGGGGGCGAGCTGCGCTTCGACGGGGTGGAGTTCGGCTACGACCCGCGCCGGCCGATCCTGAAGGGGGTGGGCTTCACCGTGCCCGCCGGGCGGACGGTGGCCATCGTCGGCCCGTCCGGGGCGGGCAAATCGACCATCGGGCGGCTGCTGTTCCGCTTCTACGACGTGTCGGGCGGGCGCATCCTGATCGACGGGCAGGACATCCGGGAGGTGACCCAGCAATCGCTGCGCGGCGCCATCGGCATCGTCCCGCAGGACACGGTGCTGTTCAACGACACGGTCTATTACAACATCGCCTATGGCCGCCCCGGCGCCTCCCCGGCGGAGGTCGAGCAGGCGGCCCGGCTGGCCCACATCCACAACTTCATCATGGCGTTGCCCGACGGCTACGAGACCACGGTGGGGGAGCGCGGGCTGAAGCTGTCCGGCGGCGAGAAGCAGCGCGTCGCCATCGCCCGCACCATCCTGAAGAACCCGGCGATCCTGCTGTTCGACGAGGCGACCTCGGCGCTCGACACCCACACCGAGCGGGAGATCCAGGCCAACCTGCGCGAGGTCAGCCGGGGCCGCACCACGCTGGTGATCGCGCACCGCCTGTCCACCGTGATCGACGCCGACGAGATCCTGGTGATGGAGGCCGGTCGTGTGATCGAACGGGGACGCCACATGGAACTGCTGTCGCGCGGCGGCGCCTATGCCGCATTGTGGGCGCGGCAGCAGGAATCCTCGCAAGGGCCGGAGCCGGTTCCGGAAGTCCTTGCCCCCACCTGA
- a CDS encoding biliverdin-producing heme oxygenase gives MGPVRQALREATRDIHERLDRAAVLRPLTSPSITADEYRDALIALHGFNAPIERALGEGAERLDLLRADLADLGIDADALPVARSLPALDSLPARLAARYVLDGSAHGGRAMLPNVTRALGFDATRGARFLASAGIDMAGRWKALLARLESDLDTPESARTACATAVALFAALEVWLDGLVANVRSGAA, from the coding sequence TTGGGACCGGTACGGCAGGCGCTGCGCGAGGCGACCCGCGACATCCATGAACGGCTGGACCGGGCGGCGGTCCTGCGTCCTCTGACCAGCCCGTCGATCACGGCGGACGAGTACCGCGACGCCCTGATCGCCCTGCACGGCTTCAACGCCCCCATCGAGCGGGCGCTGGGCGAGGGGGCCGAACGGCTGGACCTGCTGCGCGCCGATCTGGCCGATCTGGGGATCGACGCGGACGCCCTGCCGGTGGCCCGGTCGCTGCCGGCGCTGGACAGCCTGCCGGCGCGGCTGGCGGCGCGCTACGTGCTGGACGGCTCCGCCCACGGCGGGCGGGCGATGCTGCCCAACGTCACCCGCGCTCTGGGCTTCGACGCCACGCGCGGCGCGCGCTTCCTGGCGTCCGCCGGGATCGACATGGCCGGCCGCTGGAAGGCGCTGCTCGCCCGGCTGGAAAGCGATCTCGACACGCCCGAGTCGGCGCGGACGGCCTGCGCCACCGCGGTCGCCCTGTTCGCCGCGCTGGAGGTCTGGCTGGACGGGCTGGTCGCGAATGTTCGATCCGGGGCCGCCTGA